One window of Lawsonibacter asaccharolyticus genomic DNA carries:
- a CDS encoding cell division protein ZapA, with translation MKNKITVSIAGQEYTMVAAEGEDYVRRVAAHVDSQMREVLSQGRLSQADGAVLAAMNIADQYFKEQEAAENLRRQIKEYLEEATKLKMELSEAKREIFKLQNHK, from the coding sequence ATGAAAAACAAGATCACCGTCTCCATCGCGGGACAGGAATACACCATGGTAGCCGCCGAGGGCGAGGACTATGTCCGCCGGGTGGCCGCCCATGTGGACAGCCAGATGCGGGAGGTCCTCTCCCAGGGCCGTCTCTCCCAGGCGGACGGCGCCGTTCTGGCCGCCATGAACATCGCGGACCAGTATTTCAAGGAGCAGGAGGCCGCCGAAAACCTGCGCCGCCAGATCAAGGAGTATCTGGAGGAGGCCACCAAGCTGAAAATGGAGCTCTCCGAGGCCAAGCGGGAGATCTTCAAGCTCCAGAACCACAAATAA
- a CDS encoding DNA replication protein DnaC yields the protein MSYDPAVLRRATARLEGERRAREEQQQALRRAACQRQPRLSEIDRQLRGTMTELFAASLRRGEGGAPTVEEVRRKNLALQQERAELLARMDLAEDALDDKPACPLCGDTGWRGTEMCRCLRALCAQEQIRELSKLLDLGEQSFDTFRMDYYSTSFWPEWGTSPRENMELVYEVCLNYAQKFGRFYFKNLFLSGAPGLGKTFLSACIARTVSENGHSVVYDTAGNVFAQFEARKFLRDSDDGREARDETRRYLGCDLLILDDLGSELTTQFTQSALYELINGRLVGGKRTVISSNLSMEEAAVRYSPQIASRLEGEYHLLHFFGEDIRLLRKKQL from the coding sequence ATGTCATATGACCCTGCGGTCCTGCGCCGGGCCACCGCCCGGCTGGAGGGGGAGCGCCGCGCCCGGGAGGAGCAGCAGCAGGCCCTGCGGCGGGCCGCTTGTCAGCGCCAGCCCCGGCTGTCGGAGATCGACCGGCAGCTGCGGGGCACCATGACCGAGCTGTTTGCCGCCTCCCTGCGCCGGGGGGAGGGGGGCGCTCCCACGGTGGAGGAGGTGCGGCGGAAGAACCTGGCCCTCCAGCAGGAGCGGGCGGAGCTGCTGGCCCGCATGGATCTGGCGGAGGACGCCCTGGATGACAAGCCCGCCTGCCCCCTGTGCGGGGACACGGGCTGGAGGGGCACTGAGATGTGCCGCTGCCTGCGGGCGCTGTGCGCCCAGGAGCAGATCCGGGAGCTGTCCAAGCTGCTGGACCTGGGGGAGCAGTCCTTCGACACCTTCCGGATGGACTATTACAGCACCAGCTTCTGGCCCGAATGGGGCACCTCCCCCCGGGAGAACATGGAGCTGGTGTACGAGGTGTGTCTCAACTATGCCCAGAAGTTCGGCCGCTTCTACTTCAAAAACCTCTTCCTCAGCGGGGCCCCCGGGCTGGGCAAGACCTTCCTGTCTGCCTGCATCGCCCGCACTGTGTCGGAGAACGGACATTCGGTGGTGTATGACACAGCGGGGAACGTGTTCGCGCAGTTCGAGGCCCGGAAGTTCCTCCGGGACAGCGACGACGGCCGGGAGGCCCGGGACGAGACCCGGCGCTATCTGGGCTGTGACCTGCTGATCCTGGACGACCTGGGCAGCGAGCTGACCACCCAGTTCACCCAGTCCGCCCTCTACGAGCTGATCAACGGGCGGCTGGTGGGGGGAAAGCGCACCGTCATCTCCTCTAACCTGTCTATGGAGGAGGCTGCTGTCCGCTACTCCCCCCAGATCGCCTCCCGGCTGGAGGGGGAGTACCACCTGCTCCACTTCTTTGGGGAGGACATCCGGCTCCTGCGGAAGAAACAGCTTTAG
- a CDS encoding zinc-binding CMP/dCMP deaminase — protein MKRIDKENYYLDIAETVLERSTCLRRCYGAIIVKNDEIVSTGYNGAPRGRKNCMDLGYCTREAMNVPSGERYELCRSVHAEMNAIISAARRDTLGATLYLAGREAKSGELLHDATSCSMCRRLIINAGIDRVVIRNTEREYSVVHVEDWVREDDSLPQQV, from the coding sequence ATGAAGCGGATCGACAAGGAGAACTACTATCTGGACATCGCGGAGACGGTGCTGGAGCGCTCCACCTGCCTGCGGCGGTGCTACGGAGCCATCATCGTCAAGAACGACGAGATCGTTTCCACCGGGTACAACGGCGCGCCCAGGGGGCGGAAAAACTGCATGGATCTGGGCTACTGCACTCGGGAGGCCATGAATGTGCCCAGCGGAGAGCGGTATGAACTGTGCCGCTCGGTCCATGCGGAGATGAACGCCATCATCTCCGCCGCACGGCGGGACACCCTGGGGGCCACCCTCTATCTGGCCGGACGGGAGGCCAAGAGCGGCGAGCTGCTCCATGACGCCACCTCCTGCTCCATGTGCCGGCGCCTCATCATCAACGCGGGCATAGACCGGGTGGTCATCCGAAACACCGAGCGGGAGTACTCCGTAGTCCATGTGGAGGACTGGGTCCGGGAGGATGACTCCCTGCCCCAGCAGGTCTGA
- a CDS encoding 2',3'-cyclic-nucleotide 2'-phosphodiesterase, protein MLPYMIGGVVAVLAFVLGGLFGYQRRRATAEREIGSAEEEAKRIVNEAYKSAESKKREALVEAKEEILKARNEYEREEKERRADLQKQERRLQQKEENLDRKTENMERKEEHLSNRLAKLEATQAEAEEIKQSQMEVLERISGFTAEEAKKYLLDQLEADVTHESAMKIKEIEARFKDEADTKAREIISLAIQRCAADHVAEATVSVVPLPNDEMKGRIIGREGRNIRTLETLTGVDLIIDDTPEAITVSCFDPVRREIARLALEKLILDGRIHPARIEEMVEKAKREVDATIKAEGERAVFETNVHGLHPELVKLLGRMHYRTSYGQNVLNHSIEVSHIAGLLAAEIGANVAEAKRAGLLHDLGKSIDHEVEGSHVTIGVELAKKYRESEGVIHAIHAHHNDVEPKTIVACLVQAADAISAARPGARRENLENYIKRLEMLEEITSSFPGVEKSFAIQAGREVRIMVKPEVVSEDQMVLLARDIAKKIEDELEYPGQIKVHLLRETKAIEYAK, encoded by the coding sequence ATGTTACCCTATATGATCGGGGGCGTCGTGGCTGTGCTGGCCTTTGTGCTGGGCGGCCTGTTCGGATACCAGCGGCGCAGGGCGACGGCGGAACGGGAGATCGGCTCCGCGGAAGAGGAGGCCAAGCGCATCGTCAACGAGGCGTACAAGAGTGCCGAGAGCAAGAAGCGCGAGGCGCTGGTAGAGGCGAAGGAGGAGATCCTGAAGGCCCGCAACGAGTACGAGCGGGAGGAGAAGGAACGCCGGGCCGACCTGCAGAAGCAGGAGCGCCGGCTGCAGCAGAAGGAAGAGAACCTGGACCGCAAGACCGAGAACATGGAGCGCAAGGAGGAGCATCTCTCCAACCGTTTGGCCAAGCTGGAAGCCACCCAGGCCGAGGCGGAGGAGATCAAGCAGAGCCAGATGGAGGTCCTGGAGCGGATCTCCGGCTTCACCGCCGAGGAGGCCAAGAAGTATCTGCTGGATCAGCTGGAGGCCGATGTGACCCACGAGTCTGCCATGAAGATCAAGGAGATCGAGGCCCGCTTCAAGGACGAGGCGGACACTAAGGCCCGGGAGATCATCTCCCTGGCCATCCAGCGCTGCGCCGCCGACCACGTGGCGGAGGCCACCGTGTCTGTGGTCCCTCTGCCCAATGACGAAATGAAGGGCCGCATCATCGGCCGCGAGGGCCGCAACATCCGCACCCTGGAGACCCTGACCGGGGTGGACCTCATCATCGACGACACGCCGGAGGCCATCACCGTCTCCTGCTTTGACCCCGTCCGCCGGGAGATCGCCCGGCTGGCCCTGGAGAAGCTGATCCTGGACGGCCGCATCCACCCCGCCCGCATCGAGGAGATGGTGGAGAAGGCCAAGCGGGAGGTGGACGCCACCATCAAGGCCGAAGGGGAGCGCGCGGTCTTTGAGACCAATGTCCACGGTCTGCACCCCGAGCTGGTCAAGCTGCTGGGCCGGATGCACTACCGCACCAGCTACGGACAGAACGTGCTCAACCACTCCATCGAGGTCTCCCACATCGCCGGCCTGCTGGCCGCCGAGATCGGCGCCAACGTGGCCGAGGCCAAGCGGGCCGGACTGCTCCACGACCTGGGCAAGTCCATCGACCACGAGGTGGAGGGCTCCCATGTCACCATCGGCGTGGAGCTGGCCAAGAAGTACCGGGAGAGCGAGGGCGTCATCCACGCCATCCACGCCCACCACAATGATGTGGAGCCCAAGACCATCGTCGCCTGCCTGGTCCAGGCGGCCGACGCCATCTCCGCGGCCCGGCCCGGAGCCCGGCGGGAGAATCTGGAGAACTACATCAAGCGTCTGGAGATGCTGGAAGAGATCACCTCCTCCTTCCCCGGGGTGGAGAAGTCCTTCGCCATCCAGGCGGGCCGGGAGGTCCGCATCATGGTCAAGCCCGAGGTGGTCAGCGAGGACCAGATGGTGCTGCTGGCCCGGGACATTGCCAAGAAGATCGAGGACGAGCTGGAGTACCCCGGCCAGATCAAGGTGCATCTGCTGCGGGAGACCAAAGCCATCGAGTACGCGAAATAA
- a CDS encoding transcriptional regulator translates to MNLSHLRYFVELAHTRHYTRAAEHLFITQPSLSHAIGQLESELGVPLFERSGRNTTLTRLGEEFLVCAERTLSTLDSGVESLRRSAQGEGLIRLGLVRPLGVDFIPDLAARFLAENPGKEIHFTFGTGVTQQLLDGLLARRYDLVFSSMPPAELGLSARPVVRQDLVLVVPPDHPLAGRKSIDLEETLSYPYVSFSRGSGMRDTVDALFGQLQARPRISCETEEMEVVAGLAARGFGIAVVPRMDLLDQLPLKVISIARPAWERSIYMVSDERIYLSPVVRNFQRFVLEQQGGETETVQKC, encoded by the coding sequence GTGAATCTGTCACATCTGCGCTACTTTGTGGAGCTGGCCCACACCCGCCACTACACCCGGGCGGCGGAGCACCTGTTCATCACTCAGCCCAGCCTGAGCCACGCCATCGGCCAGCTGGAGTCGGAGCTGGGGGTCCCCCTCTTCGAGCGCAGCGGCCGCAACACCACTCTCACCCGGCTGGGGGAGGAGTTTCTGGTGTGCGCGGAGCGCACCCTCTCCACCTTGGACTCCGGGGTGGAGTCCCTGCGGCGCAGCGCCCAGGGGGAGGGGCTGATCCGCCTGGGGCTGGTGCGCCCCCTGGGGGTGGACTTCATACCCGACCTGGCCGCCCGCTTCCTGGCGGAGAATCCAGGGAAAGAGATCCACTTCACCTTCGGCACCGGGGTCACTCAGCAGCTGCTGGACGGCCTTCTGGCGCGGCGCTACGACTTGGTCTTTTCCTCTATGCCTCCGGCGGAGCTGGGGCTGAGTGCCCGGCCGGTGGTCCGTCAGGACCTGGTGCTGGTGGTGCCCCCGGACCACCCTCTGGCCGGGCGGAAGTCCATCGATCTGGAGGAGACCCTGTCCTACCCCTACGTCTCCTTCTCCAGGGGCTCCGGGATGCGGGACACGGTGGACGCCCTGTTCGGCCAGCTCCAGGCCCGCCCCCGCATCTCCTGCGAGACGGAGGAGATGGAGGTGGTGGCCGGTCTGGCCGCCCGGGGCTTCGGCATCGCGGTGGTCCCCCGGATGGACCTGCTGGACCAGCTGCCCCTGAAAGTCATCTCCATTGCCCGCCCCGCCTGGGAGAGGAGCATCTACATGGTCAGCGACGAGCGGATCTACCTCTCTCCTGTGGTCCGCAACTTCCAGCGGTTCGTGCTGGAGCAGCAGGGCGGGGAGACGGAGACCGTGCAGAAATGCTGA
- a CDS encoding signal peptidase I — MAEKEPGRGLFEWLQTLMTAVVCIVLLFTFVGRVVRVDGRSMAPTLAHGELLLVWSMGYEPRAGDIVIASKTTAEPLEGEAVVKRAVALAGQTVELDYGEGRVLVDGQALAELEPMALPQKPEMQGTRFQVEADSLFLLGDNRNGSTDSRHSGVGSVHRDCLLGRAVAVIWPLDRLRLL; from the coding sequence ATGGCGGAGAAGGAGCCGGGAAGGGGGCTGTTCGAGTGGCTCCAGACCCTGATGACGGCCGTTGTGTGCATCGTGCTGCTGTTCACCTTTGTGGGCCGGGTGGTCCGGGTGGACGGCCGCTCCATGGCCCCCACCCTGGCCCACGGGGAGCTGCTGCTGGTCTGGTCCATGGGCTATGAGCCCAGGGCCGGGGATATCGTCATCGCCAGCAAGACCACGGCGGAACCCCTGGAGGGGGAGGCCGTCGTCAAGCGGGCCGTGGCTCTGGCGGGGCAGACGGTGGAGCTGGACTACGGGGAGGGCCGGGTACTGGTGGACGGACAGGCCCTGGCGGAGCTGGAGCCCATGGCCCTGCCCCAAAAGCCGGAGATGCAGGGGACGCGGTTCCAGGTGGAGGCGGATTCCCTGTTCCTGCTGGGGGACAACCGCAACGGCTCCACCGACAGCCGGCACAGCGGGGTGGGCAGCGTGCACCGGGACTGCCTGCTGGGCCGGGCGGTGGCGGTGATCTGGCCTCTGGACCGCCTCCGGCTGCTGTGA
- a CDS encoding signal peptidase I has translation MSEEFEARAGAPQQPPQEGAEEQEKLPQEELFYWLQTLVTAIVCIVLVFTFLGRITRVVGHSMDDTLADGELLAVWSLGYEPEQGDIVVLNKTTADFLEGEAIVKRVIALEGQTVDIDYDAGTVAVDGQVLDEPYILEEMLWPSSSHMQETHFEVPEDSIFVMGDNRNGSTDSRHEWLGAIDEDYILGQAVAVLWPLGRIGLL, from the coding sequence ATGTCGGAAGAATTTGAGGCCCGGGCCGGAGCGCCCCAGCAGCCCCCTCAGGAGGGGGCGGAGGAGCAGGAGAAGCTGCCCCAGGAGGAGCTGTTTTACTGGCTCCAGACCCTGGTAACTGCCATCGTGTGCATCGTACTGGTGTTCACCTTCCTGGGGCGCATCACCCGGGTGGTGGGCCACTCCATGGATGACACCCTGGCGGACGGAGAGCTGCTGGCGGTGTGGTCCCTGGGCTATGAGCCGGAGCAGGGGGACATCGTGGTGCTGAACAAGACCACTGCCGACTTCCTGGAGGGGGAGGCCATCGTCAAGCGGGTCATCGCCCTGGAGGGACAGACGGTGGACATCGACTACGACGCGGGCACAGTGGCGGTGGACGGACAGGTGCTGGACGAGCCCTATATTCTGGAGGAGATGCTGTGGCCCTCCTCCAGCCACATGCAGGAGACCCACTTCGAGGTGCCGGAGGACTCCATTTTCGTCATGGGAGACAACCGCAACGGCTCCACCGACAGCCGGCACGAGTGGCTGGGCGCCATTGATGAGGACTATATCCTGGGACAGGCGGTGGCGGTGCTGTGGCCGCTGGGCCGGATCGGCCTGCTGTAA
- a CDS encoding tRNA modification GTPase MnmE, producing the protein MERTTDTIAAVATPAGPGAIGILRLSGPEAVSAASAAFRAADSRPLEAHPPRRLIYGDLLDREGAVIDKVLATYTRGPASYTGEDTAELHCHGAPMVLSLGLESLFSHGARQAGPGEFTRRAFLNGRLDLVQAEAVGDLLEASSREGARHAAGQLSGALSRRIGGIYSALVDVMAHFHAVLDYPDEDIDPFRESELEVVLSRQAAQLRALLATCRRGSQILHGLRCAIVGRPNAGKSSLLNALLGYERAIVTEIPGTTRDTVEETVTVGGTLLRLIDTAGLRDTPDRVEQMGVERSRAAMESAELILVLWDSSSPVTQEDGELLSQAMSLAPTVLVRSKSDLLSAPLPLLSLDPMPPVVELSARTGQGLEELEQAIRSALPRQTGEEAYGELLTNARQEEAASRALERLEGAQAGLSAGVTPDALLTDVEEALSALGELTGASVREDITDRIFQRFCVGK; encoded by the coding sequence ATGGAGAGAACCACCGACACCATTGCCGCCGTGGCCACCCCTGCCGGGCCGGGGGCTATCGGCATCCTGCGTCTGTCCGGGCCGGAGGCCGTCTCCGCCGCGTCCGCCGCCTTCCGGGCAGCGGACAGCCGGCCGCTGGAGGCCCATCCCCCCCGCCGCCTGATCTACGGCGACCTGCTGGACCGGGAGGGGGCGGTCATCGACAAGGTGCTGGCCACCTATACCCGGGGCCCGGCCTCCTACACCGGTGAGGACACCGCTGAGCTCCACTGCCACGGCGCCCCCATGGTGCTCTCTCTGGGGCTGGAGTCCCTCTTCTCCCACGGGGCCCGGCAGGCCGGACCGGGGGAGTTCACCCGCCGTGCCTTTCTTAACGGCCGTCTGGATCTGGTGCAGGCGGAGGCGGTGGGCGATCTGCTGGAAGCCTCCAGCCGGGAGGGGGCCCGCCACGCCGCCGGACAGCTGTCCGGGGCCCTGTCCCGGCGGATCGGCGGCATCTACTCCGCCCTGGTAGACGTGATGGCCCACTTCCACGCGGTGCTGGACTACCCGGACGAGGACATCGACCCCTTCCGGGAGAGCGAACTGGAGGTGGTCCTGTCCCGGCAGGCCGCCCAGCTCCGGGCCCTTCTGGCCACCTGCCGCCGGGGCAGCCAGATCCTCCACGGCCTGCGGTGCGCCATCGTGGGCCGCCCCAACGCGGGCAAGTCCTCCCTGCTCAACGCCCTGCTGGGCTACGAACGGGCCATTGTCACTGAGATCCCCGGCACCACCCGGGACACCGTGGAGGAGACCGTCACCGTAGGGGGCACCCTGCTGCGGCTGATCGACACTGCCGGCCTGCGGGACACCCCGGACCGGGTAGAGCAGATGGGCGTGGAGCGCAGCCGGGCTGCCATGGAGTCGGCGGAGCTGATCCTGGTGCTTTGGGACAGCTCCTCCCCTGTGACACAGGAGGACGGGGAGCTTCTGTCTCAGGCCATGTCTCTGGCCCCCACCGTGCTGGTGCGGAGCAAGTCTGACCTCCTCTCCGCCCCCCTCCCCCTCCTGTCCCTGGACCCCATGCCCCCTGTGGTGGAGCTGAGCGCCAGGACAGGACAGGGCCTGGAGGAGCTGGAACAGGCCATCCGCTCCGCACTGCCCCGGCAGACCGGGGAGGAGGCCTATGGGGAGCTGCTCACCAACGCCCGCCAGGAGGAGGCGGCCTCCCGGGCGCTGGAGCGGCTGGAGGGCGCCCAGGCTGGACTGTCCGCCGGCGTCACCCCGGACGCCCTGCTTACCGACGTGGAGGAGGCCCTCTCCGCCCTGGGGGAGCTCACCGGCGCCTCCGTGCGGGAGGACATCACCGACCGGATCTTCCAGCGTTTCTGCGTTGGAAAATAA
- a CDS encoding FAD-dependent dehydrogenase: MNPMYDVVILGCGEAGIFAAYELARLHPDLKITALDQGRDIYHRSCPIVAGKVKECIHCPVCDTMCGFGGAGAFSDGKFNFTTQFGGWLTDFMDAREVMELIDYVDSINVAHGATTECFSTSTPEARALERRALAYDLHLLQARCKHLGTENNLRILQNIYEGLKDKLEFRFNTPVTHIAREGEDFRLTLGKGEELSCRWLIAAPGRSGAEWFAEECKGLGIHLINNQVDIGVRVELPAQVFEHITDVVYESKLVYRTKGYGDQVRTFCMNPYGHVVAENVEGINTVNGHSYADPKLRSENTNFALLVSNRFTQPFNEPYRYGKHIASLSNMLAGGVLVQRFGDLVKGVRTNEHRLGKSFTRPTLTAAVPGDLSLALPKRQLDDIIEMIYVLDKIAPGTANHDTLLYGAEVKFYSSRLELSGELETSIPGFFAAGDGAGVTRGLAQAGASGVQAARAISRRISQQV, from the coding sequence ATGAACCCCATGTACGACGTCGTCATCCTGGGCTGCGGCGAGGCGGGCATCTTTGCCGCCTATGAGCTGGCACGCCTCCATCCCGACCTGAAGATCACCGCCCTGGACCAGGGGCGGGATATCTACCACCGCAGCTGCCCCATCGTGGCGGGCAAGGTGAAGGAGTGCATCCACTGCCCGGTGTGCGACACCATGTGCGGCTTCGGCGGGGCCGGGGCCTTCTCTGACGGAAAGTTCAACTTCACCACCCAGTTCGGCGGCTGGCTCACCGACTTCATGGACGCCCGGGAGGTGATGGAGCTGATCGACTATGTGGACTCCATCAATGTGGCCCACGGCGCCACCACCGAGTGCTTCTCCACCTCCACCCCCGAGGCCAGGGCCCTGGAGCGCCGGGCGCTGGCCTATGACCTGCATCTGCTCCAGGCCCGGTGCAAGCACCTGGGCACAGAGAACAATCTGCGCATCCTCCAGAACATCTATGAGGGGCTGAAGGACAAGCTGGAGTTCCGGTTCAACACCCCCGTCACCCACATCGCCCGGGAGGGCGAGGATTTCCGCCTGACCCTGGGCAAGGGTGAGGAGCTCTCCTGCCGCTGGCTCATCGCCGCCCCCGGCCGCTCCGGCGCCGAGTGGTTCGCCGAGGAGTGCAAGGGCCTTGGCATCCACCTCATCAACAACCAAGTGGATATCGGCGTACGGGTGGAGCTGCCCGCCCAGGTCTTTGAGCACATCACTGACGTAGTCTACGAGTCCAAGCTTGTCTACCGCACCAAAGGGTACGGGGATCAGGTGCGCACCTTCTGCATGAATCCCTACGGCCACGTGGTGGCGGAGAACGTGGAGGGCATCAACACCGTCAACGGCCACTCCTACGCCGACCCCAAGCTGCGCAGCGAGAACACCAATTTCGCCCTTCTGGTGTCCAACCGCTTCACCCAGCCCTTCAACGAGCCCTACCGCTACGGCAAGCACATCGCCTCCCTGTCCAACATGCTGGCAGGCGGCGTGCTCGTCCAGCGCTTCGGCGATCTGGTGAAGGGCGTGCGCACCAACGAACACCGGTTAGGCAAGTCCTTCACCCGGCCCACCCTCACCGCTGCCGTCCCCGGGGACCTGTCCCTGGCCCTGCCCAAGCGGCAGCTGGATGACATCATTGAGATGATCTACGTCCTGGACAAGATCGCCCCGGGCACCGCCAATCACGACACCCTGCTCTACGGGGCGGAGGTGAAGTTCTACTCCTCCCGTCTGGAGCTGTCCGGCGAGCTGGAGACCTCCATCCCCGGCTTCTTTGCCGCCGGTGACGGGGCGGGCGTCACCCGCGGCCTGGCCCAGGCGGGCGCCTCCGGCGTCCAGGCCGCCCGGGCCATCAGCCGCCGCATCTCCCAGCAGGTCTGA